Proteins encoded together in one Meles meles chromosome 7, mMelMel3.1 paternal haplotype, whole genome shotgun sequence window:
- the TSPAN8 gene encoding tetraspanin-8 → MAGVSGCIKYSMFIFNFLFWLCGILILGAAIWIRVNKDGQEILSSGDSVTSPYISVNILIAVGSIVMILGFLGCCGAVRESRCLLLLFFVGLLLILLLQVAAGVLGATFKSDSERILNETLYENVKLLHGTEEEAQAFQEALAIFQEKFKCCGLVNGAADWGNNFQQNFKSCECTSSSDSCVIYEGRNVYKQPCISFIKEVVAKHFLIVIGIAFGLVFIEVLGLVFSMILYCQIGSK, encoded by the exons ATGGCAGGTGTGAGTGGCTGTATAAAATATTCTATGTTTATCTTCAACTTCTTGTTCTGG cTATGTGGCATCTTGATCCTGGGAGCAGCAATTTGGATACGAGTCAACAAAGATGGTCAAGag attctcaGCTCTGGGGATTCTGTTACTAGCCCCTATATTTCTGTGAACATCTTGATAGCTGTGGGGTCTATCGTCATGATTCTGGGTTTCCTGGGATGCTGTGGTGCTGTGAGAGAAAGCCGCTGCTTGCTTCTTTTG ttcttcgtAGGCTTGCTTCTGATCCTGCTCCTGCAGGTGGCAGCAGGTGTCTTAGGAGCTACCTTCAAATCTGac TCCGAGCGCATTCTGAATGAGACTCTCTATGAAAATGTAAAGCTTTTACATGGAACAGAGGAGGAGGCACAAGCATTCCAGGAAGCGCTGGCTATATTTCAAGAAAAG TTTAAATGCTGTGGTTTGGTCAATGGAGCTGCTGACTGgggaaataattttcaacaaaattttaagtCATGTGAATGTACAAGTTCGTCAGACTCTTGTGTGATATATGAAGGCAGAAATGTTTACAAACAG ccATGCATTTCTTTCATAAAAGAAGTAGTTGCAAAACATTTTCTCATAGTTATTGGAATAGCATTTGGACTGgtgtttattgag GTCCTTGGTCTTGTATTTTCTATGATCCTGTACTGCCAGATTGGGAGCAAATGA